In Rhipicephalus microplus isolate Deutch F79 chromosome 7, USDA_Rmic, whole genome shotgun sequence, one genomic interval encodes:
- the LOC119179856 gene encoding uncharacterized protein LOC119179856 isoform X2, translating into MQALTVALFLGLVAFAAAGFLGHGYGHGYGHGYGYGYGKAYLANSAVTWSITPSALGGYGHGGYGGYGHGYGHGYGHGYGHGYGHGYGHGYVY; encoded by the exons ACCGTCGCTCTTTTCCTCGGCCTTGTGGCCTTCGCTGCCGCTGGCTTCCTTGGCCATGGATACGGCCATGGTTACGGCCACGGCTACGGCTACGGCTACGGCAAGGCCTACCTCGCCAACTCTGCTGTGACCTGGTCCATCACCCCCTCTGCTCTCGGTGGATACGGACATGGTGGATACGGTGGCTACGGCCATGGTTACGGCCATGGATATGGCCATGGATA TGGCCATGGTTACGGCCATGGTTACGGTCACGGTTACGTCTATTGA
- the LOC119179856 gene encoding uncharacterized protein LOC119179856 isoform X1: MQALTVALFLGLVAFAAAGFLGHGYGHGYGHGYGYGYGKAYLANSAVTWSITPSALGGYGHGGYGGYGHGYGHGYGHGYGHGAVLLGYGHGYGHGYGHGYGHGYVY; the protein is encoded by the coding sequence ACCGTCGCTCTTTTCCTCGGCCTTGTGGCCTTCGCTGCCGCTGGCTTCCTTGGCCATGGATACGGCCATGGTTACGGCCACGGCTACGGCTACGGCTACGGCAAGGCCTACCTCGCCAACTCTGCTGTGACCTGGTCCATCACCCCCTCTGCTCTCGGTGGATACGGACATGGTGGATACGGTGGCTACGGCCATGGTTACGGCCATGGATATGGCCATGGATACGGCCATGGTGCTGTCCTCCTCGGCTACGGCCATGGATATGGCCATGGTTACGGCCATGGTTACGGTCACGGTTACGTCTATTGA